The following coding sequences are from one Triticum aestivum cultivar Chinese Spring chromosome 5A, IWGSC CS RefSeq v2.1, whole genome shotgun sequence window:
- the LOC123102710 gene encoding indole-3-pyruvate monooxygenase YUCCA1: MPVSHRDLQLDAQPSAALLDGDVPRRVWVPGPVIVGAGPSGLATAACLKARGVPSLVLERDACVAASWRHRTYERMRLHLPREFCELPHAPFPPGTPPYPTRDQFIAYLDGYARAFAVEPLLGARVRAAAYDAGIGFWRVTVEVSCAAAGKDSMTTTATEFMSRWLVVATGENAEPVWPDGVEGMDVYRGTVMHTSTYKRGDEFTGKKVLVVGCGNSGMEVSLDLCDNGAKASMVVRDKLHVLPRDILGISTFGLSVFLLKWLPMKWVDALFLFFSRLILGDTEKYGLQRPKIGPLQIKKSTGKTPVLDIGALRKIGDGDIKVVPAINRFTESGVEFADGRKEDFDAVILATGYKSNVPSWLKEDEFFSQSDGFPRMAFPHSWRGKNGLYATGFTRRGLMGSSYDASRIAADIANQWTEALARNITAHNNA, encoded by the exons ATGCCAGTCTCGCACCGCGACTTGCAGCTTGACGCCCAGCCCTCCGCCGCCCTACTAGACGGGGATGTCCCGAGACGGGTGTGGGTGCCGGGGCCGGTGATCGTCGGCGCGGGGCCGTCCGGGCTGGCGACGGCGGCCTGCCTCAAGGCTCGCGGGGTGCCGTCGCTGGTGCTGGAGCGGGACGCGTGCGTCGCGGCGTCATGGCGGCACCGCACCTACGAGCGGATGCGGCTTCACCTGCCGCGGGAATTCTGCGAGCTCCCCCATGCGCCTTTCCCGCCGGGCACGCCTCCGTATCCAACAAGGGACCAGTTCATCGCCTACCTAGACGGCTACGCGCGAGCCTTCGCCGTGGAACCCCTCCTCGGCGCGCGCGTCCGGGCTGCCGCCTACGACGCCGGCATCGGCTTCTGGAGGGTCACCGTCGAAGTCTCCTGCGCCGCCGCCGGCAAAGACTCTATGACAACGACGGCGACGGAGTTCATGTCGCGCTGGCTCGTAGTGGCCACCGGCGAGAACGCGGAGCCTGTGTGGCCTGACGGTGTGGAGGGAATGGACGTCTACCGCGGCACGGTGATGCACACGAGCACCTACAAGAGAGGGGACGAGTTCACGGGAAAGAAGGTGCTCGTTGTTGGCTGCGGCAACTCTGGCATGGAGGTCAGCCTCGACCTCTGCGACAATGGCGCAAAGGCATCCATGGTTGTCAGGGACAAG CTTCATGTGTTGCCTAGGGATATACTAGGCATCTCAACATTTGGCCTCTCAGTATTCCTTCTCAAGTGGTTGCCCATGAAATGGGTTGATGCCTTGTTCCTCTTCTTCTCGAGGTTGATACTTGGAGACACTGAAAAATACGGGCTCCAACGACCTAAGATTGGCCCGCTCCAAATCAAGAAATCAACCGGGAAAACACCAGTGCTTGACATTGGAGCTTTGAGAAAGATCGGGGATGGCGACATAAAG GTGGTCCCCGCAATAAACCGGTTCACCGAGAGCGGTGTTGAATTTGCCGACGGACGTAAGGAGGACTTCGATGCTGTCATCCTCGCCACCGGGTACAAAAGCAACGTGCCATCATGGCTCAAG GAGGACGAATTTTTCAGCCAGAGTGATGGGTTCCCGAGGATGGCATTCCCGCACAGCTGGAGAGGCAAGAACGGCCTCTATGCCACGGGCTTCACAAGGAGGGGTCTCATGGGTTCCTCCTATGACGCCTCCAGAATCGCCGCTGACATCGCCAACCAGTGGACTGAGGCCCTCGCCAGGAATATCACTGCTCACAATAATGCTTGA